The Pirellulimonas nuda genome includes a region encoding these proteins:
- a CDS encoding DUF1553 domain-containing protein, translating to MLLAPGYTVKVPPKAPSLRSEGLCRVVAPLLAAMATFGLACYGARADEPLQYNRDVRPILVDACFACHGPDSASRQAGLRIDRREDAVDGAAIVPGEPDASELIRRVLSEDHSALMPPPESKKRLTDAQKQTLVRWVAQGAPYQPHWSLIAPQRPEPPAVERQGWARNEIDRFVLARLEAEGMAPAPEADRRTLARRACLDATGLPPTPEQIEAFLADDAPDAYERYLDRLLDSPRWGEHRARYWLDAARYGDTHGVHFDNYREMWSYRDWVIAAFNQNMPFDRFTIESLAGDLLPDAGLEQRIASGFNRCNITTNEGGIIDEEYRVLYTRDRTDTTALVWMGMTAGCAVCHDHKFDPLSQKEFYELSAFFNNTTQAAKDGNVKDTPPIVAVPLQKDAPRWKALRTEVPAAEHAAAARREAARPEFDQWLAGANDQDLADWIPTRGLQLLAPLTGGGDELSYTLTGKPATAPRPATVEWRPGKTASKAAYLNQGVALEVAGAGDFERDQAFSAAVWVKLANNDSSGALMARMDDADGHGYRGWDMWFEGRRIGSHLIHNWPDDAVKVVTRDPLPADEWVHVVVTHDGTGKAGGVKVYVNGKSQPVSVQADKLKGTTRTKVPYKIGQRDRGSVLSGVAVEDARVYDRALSESEASGLANATAFAAVIAAQAPDRAAADPDRVTADPVRAAADPVRAAADINALYGWWLTNLDDQGKQLAAAHDALAREQADIQARGTIAHVMQERPEPAKAYVLDRGEYDQRLEEVGPDTPAFLPPFPEELPRNRLGLAKWLVRADHPLTARVTVNRFWQEAFGQGLVRTAGDFGVPGDLPSHPELLDWLAVDFRESGWDIKRLFKQVLSSATYRQSARASAADHARDPDNRLLARGPRFRMDAEMVRDYALAASGLLSDQIGGPSVRPYQPSGVWEAVAMGGSNTRNYQQDAGDALYRRSMYTFWKRAAPPASMDIFNAPSRENCVVVRERTNTPLQALVTLNDPQFVEAARVLATRALKQAPPSFHHRLSYIATRVLAREASGQEKAILQQSLDDLASFYAAHTQEAQQLIEVGESPVDASVAQAELASWTMLANELMNLDEALNK from the coding sequence ATGCTTCTTGCCCCTGGCTACACCGTCAAAGTGCCGCCGAAGGCGCCGAGCCTCCGATCGGAAGGCCTTTGCCGCGTCGTGGCGCCGTTGCTGGCAGCGATGGCGACGTTCGGTCTGGCGTGCTACGGCGCACGCGCCGACGAGCCGTTGCAGTACAACCGCGACGTGCGTCCGATCCTGGTCGACGCCTGCTTCGCCTGCCACGGCCCCGACTCTGCCTCGCGCCAAGCGGGGCTGCGGATCGATCGCCGAGAAGACGCGGTCGACGGCGCGGCGATCGTGCCGGGCGAGCCCGACGCCAGCGAGCTCATCCGCCGGGTCTTGTCGGAAGATCACTCGGCACTAATGCCACCCCCCGAGAGCAAGAAGCGCCTTACCGACGCACAGAAGCAGACGCTGGTCCGCTGGGTCGCCCAAGGGGCGCCGTACCAGCCGCACTGGTCGTTGATCGCGCCGCAGCGGCCAGAACCCCCGGCGGTGGAACGCCAGGGCTGGGCGCGGAACGAGATCGACCGGTTTGTGCTGGCGCGGCTCGAGGCCGAAGGGATGGCGCCTGCGCCCGAGGCAGACCGGCGTACGCTTGCGCGGCGGGCCTGCCTCGACGCGACGGGGCTCCCCCCGACCCCCGAGCAGATTGAAGCGTTCCTGGCCGACGACGCGCCGGACGCGTACGAGCGTTACCTCGACCGGCTGCTCGACTCCCCCCGCTGGGGCGAGCACCGCGCCCGCTACTGGCTGGACGCCGCCCGCTACGGCGACACCCACGGCGTGCACTTCGACAACTACCGCGAGATGTGGTCGTATCGCGACTGGGTCATCGCCGCGTTCAACCAGAACATGCCGTTCGACCGGTTCACGATCGAGAGCCTCGCCGGCGACCTCCTCCCGGACGCGGGGCTAGAGCAGCGGATCGCCTCGGGGTTCAACCGCTGCAACATCACCACGAACGAGGGGGGGATTATCGACGAAGAGTACCGCGTGCTCTACACGCGCGACCGCACCGACACGACCGCGTTGGTGTGGATGGGGATGACCGCCGGCTGCGCGGTGTGCCACGACCACAAGTTCGACCCGCTGTCGCAGAAAGAGTTCTACGAGCTCTCTGCGTTCTTCAACAACACGACCCAAGCGGCCAAGGACGGCAACGTCAAGGACACGCCCCCCATCGTGGCGGTGCCGCTGCAGAAGGACGCTCCACGCTGGAAGGCGCTGCGGACCGAGGTCCCCGCCGCGGAGCACGCAGCCGCCGCGCGTCGCGAAGCGGCGCGACCCGAGTTCGACCAGTGGCTGGCCGGCGCCAACGACCAGGACCTGGCCGACTGGATCCCGACCCGCGGGCTGCAACTGCTGGCGCCGCTGACCGGCGGCGGCGATGAGCTGAGCTACACCCTCACGGGCAAGCCGGCGACCGCCCCCCGCCCGGCGACCGTCGAGTGGCGCCCCGGCAAGACCGCCTCGAAGGCGGCCTACCTCAACCAGGGGGTCGCGCTCGAGGTCGCCGGCGCAGGCGACTTTGAGCGGGACCAAGCCTTCTCGGCCGCCGTGTGGGTGAAGCTGGCCAACAACGATTCCAGCGGCGCCCTGATGGCGCGGATGGACGATGCAGACGGCCACGGCTACCGCGGCTGGGACATGTGGTTCGAGGGCCGGCGGATCGGCTCTCACCTGATTCACAACTGGCCCGACGACGCTGTGAAGGTCGTCACGCGCGACCCGCTGCCCGCGGACGAGTGGGTGCACGTGGTGGTGACCCACGACGGCACCGGCAAGGCGGGCGGGGTGAAGGTCTACGTCAACGGCAAGTCGCAGCCGGTGAGCGTGCAGGCGGACAAGCTCAAGGGGACCACGCGCACCAAGGTCCCCTACAAGATCGGCCAACGCGACCGGGGCAGCGTGCTGTCGGGCGTCGCGGTCGAAGACGCCCGGGTGTACGACCGGGCGCTCTCCGAGAGCGAGGCCAGCGGGCTGGCCAACGCCACCGCCTTCGCCGCGGTGATCGCCGCACAGGCGCCCGATCGCGCGGCCGCAGACCCCGATCGCGTGACCGCAGACCCCGTTCGCGCGGCCGCAGACCCCGTTCGCGCGGCCGCAGACATCAACGCGCTCTACGGCTGGTGGCTCACCAACCTCGATGACCAGGGGAAGCAGCTCGCAGCGGCCCACGACGCCCTGGCGCGTGAGCAGGCCGACATCCAGGCCCGCGGCACGATCGCCCACGTGATGCAAGAACGCCCCGAGCCGGCCAAGGCGTACGTGCTCGACCGCGGCGAGTACGACCAGCGGCTCGAAGAGGTCGGCCCCGATACCCCGGCGTTCCTGCCCCCCTTCCCAGAAGAGCTGCCGCGCAACCGCCTCGGCCTGGCCAAGTGGCTGGTGCGCGCCGATCACCCGCTCACCGCGCGGGTGACGGTGAACCGGTTCTGGCAGGAGGCGTTCGGGCAGGGGTTGGTGCGGACCGCCGGCGACTTCGGCGTGCCGGGCGACCTCCCCTCGCACCCCGAGCTGCTCGATTGGCTGGCGGTCGACTTCCGCGAGTCGGGCTGGGACATCAAGCGGTTGTTCAAGCAGGTTCTCTCCAGCGCTACGTACCGGCAGAGCGCCCGGGCAAGCGCAGCAGACCACGCCCGCGACCCAGACAACCGGCTGCTGGCCCGCGGGCCGCGGTTCCGCATGGACGCAGAGATGGTGCGGGACTACGCCCTGGCCGCCAGCGGGCTGCTGTCGGACCAGATCGGCGGGCCGAGCGTCCGGCCCTACCAGCCCTCAGGGGTTTGGGAGGCGGTGGCGATGGGGGGCTCCAACACCCGCAACTACCAGCAAGACGCCGGCGACGCGCTCTACCGCCGCAGCATGTACACGTTCTGGAAGCGGGCGGCGCCCCCGGCGTCGATGGACATCTTCAACGCCCCCAGCCGTGAGAACTGCGTCGTGGTCCGCGAACGCACCAACACGCCGCTGCAAGCGCTGGTGACCCTGAACGACCCTC
- a CDS encoding alpha-amylase family protein, which translates to MTLPGGRARSILGALALCMGFASQAAAEAASAAPPPRIAMLWSSAPGAGSRIDRWARYRVIVVSPGELGFEWEQQPHKDMATRLRPESIPRGRATLAKLRKQNPDALVLCELYYFEANTSAYPADSPWWFRDKSGRRQEFWKGCRNMAVDNPEYIEHVAQRIDAVVAAGEGRVGVFLDNLRYDPASKQGWNALLARVRSTCSDAPILVNAGWDSEGLDWIAPQINGVLYEDSIAHTQDNDAEAFYARIQRQGRLCREPRVGVNEVFGHRDDPLAARRELIRTLVYTDLCYLFADSTYGHKHDWQAEWGAPLGEPLAPPPTPKPGVLARRAFAGGEVLWLPADAPRSATISLAGPRYAVGQQQPARQLLLNPGEGALLLAEPFVPAAASP; encoded by the coding sequence ATGACCCTGCCCGGCGGACGAGCGCGATCCATCCTCGGCGCACTGGCGCTCTGCATGGGCTTCGCGTCCCAAGCAGCCGCTGAGGCGGCCTCTGCCGCCCCCCCGCCGCGTATCGCGATGCTGTGGTCGTCGGCGCCCGGGGCCGGTTCGCGGATCGATCGCTGGGCCCGCTACCGGGTGATCGTCGTCTCGCCCGGCGAGCTGGGCTTCGAGTGGGAGCAGCAGCCGCACAAGGACATGGCGACCCGCCTGCGCCCCGAGTCGATCCCGCGCGGCCGCGCTACGCTCGCCAAGCTGCGGAAGCAGAACCCCGACGCGCTGGTGTTGTGCGAGCTGTACTACTTCGAGGCGAACACCAGCGCCTACCCCGCCGACAGCCCGTGGTGGTTCCGCGACAAGTCCGGCAGGCGCCAAGAGTTTTGGAAGGGGTGCCGCAACATGGCGGTCGACAACCCGGAGTACATCGAGCACGTCGCCCAGCGGATCGACGCGGTTGTGGCCGCGGGCGAGGGACGCGTCGGCGTCTTCCTCGACAACCTCCGCTACGACCCGGCCTCGAAGCAGGGGTGGAACGCGCTGCTGGCGCGGGTCCGGTCGACGTGCAGCGACGCGCCGATCTTGGTGAACGCCGGCTGGGACAGCGAGGGCCTCGACTGGATCGCCCCGCAGATCAACGGCGTGCTGTACGAGGACTCGATCGCCCACACCCAAGACAACGACGCCGAGGCGTTCTACGCCCGCATCCAGCGCCAGGGGCGGCTCTGCCGCGAGCCGCGGGTGGGGGTGAACGAGGTGTTCGGCCATCGCGACGACCCGCTCGCCGCACGGCGCGAGCTGATCCGCACGCTGGTCTACACCGACCTTTGCTATCTTTTCGCCGACTCAACCTACGGACACAAGCACGACTGGCAGGCCGAGTGGGGCGCCCCGCTGGGCGAACCGCTGGCGCCGCCCCCCACGCCGAAGCCGGGGGTGCTGGCCCGGCGGGCGTTCGCCGGCGGCGAGGTGCTGTGGCTGCCGGCCGACGCGCCGCGTTCCGCAACGATCTCGCTAGCAGGCCCGCGCTACGCGGTCGGCCAGCAGCAACCGGCCCGCCAGCTCCTGCTCAATCCGGGCGAGGGAGCGCTGCTGCTGGCCGAGCCCTTCGTGCCCGCCGCGGCATCGCCGTAG
- a CDS encoding sulfatase codes for MLLRSLLFLPIVLLLATPNSGRGADSPPNVLLILVDDLKPALGCYGDPVAVTPSIDRLAASGLRFENAYANQAVCAPSRYTLMLGSRATSTGLYGLGGSLRKSLPDAVTMPQWFSRHGYYTQSLGKVFHIGHGNPGHPESFDAPHFKDKVVEYVLPESTGGKLTREEAYFNNAKPGVPNHELPRGAAWEAADVADDAYADGRVAAETIRRLEAYQADPDRPFFIAAGFARPHLPFTAPKRYWDLYDPAELPMPEYAQPPAGAPGYAAKRGGEITQYKPLPERGQIGPKQTRRLIHGYYASVSYVDAQIGRVLDALDRLGLAEDTIVVLWGDHGFHLGDHGYWTKHTNYEQATRIPLLVRAPGVTTPGSAAGQPAESVDIFLTLAELAGLPAPRGPQPIDGLSLAPVLRDPEARVDDHVYHCFPKGDRMGRAVRTQRHRLVEWRGPGQGRASADLELYDYQTDPLERTNLAAEQPETVARLRAILDQHPEAVSDAPKPNRPGPRPKPNRSGGTTT; via the coding sequence ATGCTTTTGCGTAGCCTCCTCTTTCTCCCGATCGTTCTGCTGCTCGCGACCCCCAACAGCGGCCGCGGCGCCGACAGCCCCCCCAACGTGCTGTTGATCTTGGTCGACGACCTCAAGCCGGCGCTGGGCTGCTACGGCGACCCGGTCGCGGTGACGCCGTCCATCGATCGGCTGGCGGCCTCTGGCCTGCGGTTCGAGAACGCCTACGCCAACCAGGCGGTCTGCGCCCCTTCGCGCTACACGCTGATGCTCGGCTCGCGGGCCACCTCAACGGGGCTCTATGGGCTGGGGGGGAGCCTGCGGAAGTCGCTCCCCGACGCGGTGACCATGCCGCAGTGGTTCAGCCGCCACGGCTACTACACCCAGTCGCTCGGGAAGGTGTTCCATATCGGCCACGGCAACCCGGGGCACCCCGAGTCGTTCGACGCGCCGCACTTCAAAGACAAGGTAGTGGAGTACGTCTTGCCGGAGAGCACCGGGGGGAAGCTGACGCGCGAAGAAGCCTACTTCAACAACGCCAAGCCGGGGGTCCCCAACCACGAGCTGCCGCGCGGCGCCGCCTGGGAGGCGGCCGACGTGGCCGACGACGCCTACGCCGACGGCCGCGTGGCGGCCGAGACGATCCGCCGCCTGGAAGCGTACCAGGCAGACCCGGACCGGCCGTTCTTCATCGCCGCGGGGTTCGCCCGCCCCCACCTCCCCTTCACCGCCCCCAAGCGGTACTGGGACCTCTACGACCCCGCCGAACTGCCGATGCCCGAGTATGCCCAACCGCCAGCGGGCGCCCCCGGCTACGCCGCCAAACGGGGCGGCGAGATCACCCAGTACAAGCCGCTGCCCGAACGCGGCCAGATCGGCCCCAAGCAGACCCGCCGGCTCATCCACGGCTACTACGCCAGCGTCAGCTACGTCGACGCACAGATCGGCCGCGTGCTGGACGCCCTCGACCGGCTGGGGCTGGCAGAAGACACCATCGTCGTGCTGTGGGGCGACCACGGCTTCCACCTGGGGGACCACGGGTACTGGACCAAGCACACCAACTACGAGCAGGCCACGCGCATCCCCCTGCTCGTGCGGGCCCCGGGGGTCACCACGCCGGGCAGCGCCGCCGGCCAGCCGGCCGAGTCGGTCGACATCTTTCTGACGCTCGCCGAGCTCGCCGGCTTGCCTGCGCCCCGAGGCCCGCAGCCGATCGATGGCCTCAGCCTTGCGCCGGTGCTGAGAGACCCCGAAGCCCGGGTCGACGACCACGTGTACCATTGCTTCCCGAAGGGGGACCGCATGGGCCGGGCGGTTCGCACCCAGCGGCATCGGTTGGTCGAGTGGCGCGGCCCCGGACAAGGCCGCGCTTCGGCCGACCTGGAGCTGTACGATTACCAAACCGACCCGCTGGAACGCACGAACCTCGCCGCAGAACAGCCCGAGACCGTTGCCCGGCTGCGGGCCATCCTCGACCAGCACCCCGAAGCCGTGTCAGACGCCCCCAAGCCGAACCGGCCGGGCCCACGCCCCAAACCCAACCGCTCCGGCGGCACGACCACCTAG
- a CDS encoding sulfatase-like hydrolase/transferase, with amino-acid sequence MILRPQARLSALLLAFSLGAMLYAPRHAAGGDRPNFLLIVTDDQEASSLNAYGDRACDTPNLDRLAARGACLTDAHHMGSWSGAVCLPSRTMIMTGRTVWRIPGANDELKTPAAMAEGARLSLPALFNAAGYDTYRTCKSGNTFAPANAQFKRRDEADCRGGDKPGSEWHADKTLKYLEDREAQGSDDPFFIYLGFSHPHDPRNAEENLLQKYGAENLQQPPKKLNPAAPRLPVNYLPKHPFPHGHPGLRDEEQVSGVLTDRSEATIRNETGREYACIEYLDTQVGRVLDKLEAMGELDNTYVLFTSDHGIAVGRHGLVGKQNLYEHTWTVPLLVQGPGIEPGHRASGFVYLLDLLPTMCDLAGIPVPDSVEGVSFRPVLEGKAERVRDQMYGAYCGGTKPGIRAVKTADGWKLVKHDVLDGQVRKTQLFNLNENPNELLNEHAAPAVVALTGNQPLAGQHDLADDPQHAEKRRELEALLAAEQERLGDPYPIPQGF; translated from the coding sequence ATGATCCTACGACCGCAGGCACGCCTGTCCGCACTGCTGCTGGCGTTTTCGCTGGGGGCGATGCTCTACGCGCCTCGCCACGCGGCCGGCGGCGATCGGCCCAATTTCTTGCTGATCGTCACCGACGATCAAGAAGCCTCGTCGCTCAACGCGTACGGCGACCGCGCGTGCGACACGCCGAACCTCGACCGGCTCGCCGCCCGGGGCGCGTGCCTCACCGACGCCCACCACATGGGGTCGTGGTCCGGCGCGGTGTGCCTGCCGTCGCGCACGATGATCATGACCGGCCGGACCGTCTGGCGGATCCCCGGCGCCAACGACGAGCTCAAGACCCCCGCAGCGATGGCCGAGGGGGCCCGGCTGAGCCTGCCGGCGCTGTTCAACGCGGCCGGCTACGACACGTACCGAACCTGCAAATCGGGCAACACCTTCGCCCCCGCCAACGCGCAGTTCAAGCGGCGGGACGAAGCGGACTGCCGCGGCGGCGACAAGCCGGGCAGCGAGTGGCACGCCGACAAGACGCTCAAGTACCTGGAGGACCGCGAGGCGCAGGGGAGCGACGACCCGTTCTTTATCTACCTCGGGTTCTCGCACCCGCACGACCCCCGCAACGCAGAGGAAAATCTTCTGCAGAAGTACGGCGCCGAGAACCTGCAGCAGCCCCCCAAGAAGCTCAACCCCGCCGCGCCGCGGCTGCCGGTGAACTACCTGCCGAAGCACCCCTTCCCGCACGGCCACCCGGGCCTGCGCGACGAGGAGCAGGTCTCCGGCGTGCTTACCGACCGCTCCGAGGCGACCATCCGCAATGAAACGGGGCGCGAGTACGCGTGCATCGAGTACCTCGACACGCAGGTCGGCCGGGTGCTAGACAAGCTCGAAGCGATGGGCGAGCTGGACAACACCTACGTCCTCTTCACGTCCGACCACGGCATCGCCGTGGGAAGGCACGGGCTGGTGGGCAAGCAGAACCTCTACGAGCACACGTGGACCGTCCCCCTGCTGGTCCAGGGACCCGGCATCGAGCCGGGCCATCGCGCCAGTGGGTTTGTCTACCTGCTCGACCTGCTCCCCACGATGTGCGACCTGGCCGGCATCCCGGTCCCCGACTCGGTTGAGGGGGTCAGCTTCCGCCCGGTGCTCGAAGGCAAGGCAGAGCGGGTCCGCGACCAGATGTACGGCGCCTACTGCGGCGGCACCAAGCCCGGCATCCGCGCGGTGAAGACGGCCGACGGCTGGAAGCTGGTCAAGCACGACGTGCTGGACGGGCAGGTCCGCAAGACCCAGCTTTTCAATCTCAACGAGAATCCCAACGAGCTGCTGAACGAACACGCCGCCCCCGCCGTAGTAGCGCTCACGGGCAACCAGCCGCTCGCCGGCCAGCACGACCTGGCAGACGACCCCCAGCACGCCGAGAAGCGACGCGAGCTGGAGGCGTTGCTGGCGGCCGAACAAGAGCGTCTGGGCGACCCCTACCCCATTCCGCAGGGTTTTTAG
- a CDS encoding Gfo/Idh/MocA family protein — MSLPSERYLPSRRTFLGGSAATLALAALSGRRAYAAPSERLNLGVIGAGWRGGQLSEKFSGLPGVNLLAVCDADSARMAELGDKHKIERRHTDMQQVFDDPDIDAVVIATCNHWHCLAAIRACQAGKHVYVEKPLGHDLWQQRQLINAARSNDRVVQIGTQQRSDPMQAELKRFLHEQQGVGKLTGVVASRVGERKPIGRRTTPLVPPATVDYDRWLGPAQDRPIYRDELHYDWHWDWNTGDGELGNWGVHILDDVRNVALRDQAAFPTATASFGGRVLWDDAGNTPNFQATLFESDVLPVVCLVSNLKPLKGAPPLAEKGNDSGYVVYGEGGWLEGHRGGAVAYDAAGKKIRAFKGNGGEPNHYANFVEAVRSNDRSLLNAEVETGHNSTAWCLLANAACRAAAPLDGAQSVTQVSQEPLWQEVVARLQDNLKRNNVALDGDNFSLSEMLAIDPDSERFRGPAAAGANQLLGRQQYRSGFEIPEVEA; from the coding sequence ATGTCTCTTCCTTCCGAACGCTACCTTCCCAGCCGCAGAACGTTTCTGGGCGGCTCCGCTGCGACCCTGGCCCTGGCCGCCCTCAGCGGCCGGCGTGCGTACGCCGCGCCCAGTGAGCGGCTGAACCTGGGCGTGATCGGCGCCGGTTGGCGTGGCGGCCAGCTATCCGAGAAGTTTTCGGGGCTGCCCGGCGTCAACCTGCTGGCGGTCTGCGACGCGGATAGCGCCCGGATGGCGGAGCTTGGAGACAAGCACAAGATCGAGCGGCGTCACACCGACATGCAGCAGGTCTTCGACGACCCAGACATCGACGCGGTCGTGATCGCTACCTGCAACCACTGGCACTGCCTGGCCGCCATCCGCGCCTGCCAAGCCGGCAAGCACGTTTACGTAGAGAAGCCGCTGGGGCACGACCTGTGGCAGCAGCGGCAGCTCATCAACGCCGCCCGCAGCAACGACCGCGTCGTGCAGATCGGCACCCAGCAGCGGAGCGATCCGATGCAGGCCGAGCTCAAGCGGTTCCTGCACGAGCAGCAGGGCGTTGGGAAACTGACCGGCGTGGTCGCCTCCCGCGTCGGCGAACGCAAGCCGATCGGCCGGCGCACGACGCCGCTGGTTCCCCCCGCCACGGTGGACTACGACCGCTGGCTCGGTCCCGCCCAGGACCGCCCCATCTACCGTGACGAGCTGCACTACGACTGGCACTGGGACTGGAACACCGGCGACGGCGAGCTCGGCAACTGGGGCGTCCACATCCTCGACGACGTACGCAACGTCGCGTTGCGCGACCAGGCGGCCTTCCCCACCGCGACCGCGTCGTTCGGGGGCCGGGTGCTGTGGGACGACGCCGGCAACACCCCAAACTTCCAGGCCACGCTGTTCGAGTCCGACGTCTTGCCGGTGGTCTGCCTGGTGAGCAACCTGAAGCCGCTCAAGGGCGCCCCGCCCCTGGCGGAGAAGGGGAACGACAGCGGCTACGTGGTGTACGGCGAAGGGGGCTGGCTGGAAGGCCACCGCGGCGGCGCTGTGGCTTACGACGCGGCCGGCAAGAAGATCCGCGCCTTCAAGGGGAACGGCGGAGAGCCGAACCACTACGCCAACTTTGTCGAGGCGGTGCGGAGCAACGACCGCAGCCTGCTGAACGCCGAAGTAGAAACGGGCCATAACTCAACGGCGTGGTGCCTGCTAGCCAACGCGGCCTGCCGCGCGGCGGCGCCGCTAGACGGCGCGCAGAGCGTGACGCAGGTCTCCCAAGAGCCGCTGTGGCAGGAGGTTGTCGCCAGGTTGCAGGACAACCTCAAACGCAACAACGTGGCGCTCGACGGCGACAATTTCTCGCTCAGCGAGATGCTGGCCATCGACCCGGACAGCGAACGCTTCCGCGGCCCGGCGGCCGCCGGAGCGAATCAGTTGCTCGGCCGTCAGCAGTACCGCAGCGGGTTCGAGATCCCCGAGGTCGAGGCCTAG